In one Platichthys flesus chromosome 3, fPlaFle2.1, whole genome shotgun sequence genomic region, the following are encoded:
- the si:dkey-40c11.2 gene encoding drebrin-like protein A — protein sequence MSTQTVNLDTYSLSLLTAKEDILNPRSSTNWALFAYDGLTNKLKLADSGAGGVTELVGKFHISKPQYGLCKVGSGETGGLRIAMINWVGQNVEDYRRKECASHIPAIKNFFKEAHVFISAEKAEDVTEEKIRAELAKTQAHAPTQWARRSSRSADKEDLVGTNYRKTNAAMEMRLINRDSFWARAEREEEARKDEEKRRAVEERRRLERERILKERRDADERDRKMNEKLQMIEEQRRKQAEQAEELRTKEKFKWDEQKREHEDDMRARLRRSESIEKAAEAAALVSQRSMNPREFFRQLSSSSSQSPTSPGSSRSGKPFRRYQRSLTDTAFIFSKAEESTASSPRSSPLVSPFSRFPPSPIYRTTSPPRSPDFRPVTSPQSPRAPLSPPTSPFRPAPPLTALPSVPQTNKQVEAAVEPKAPSPAQPSAPPASPSLLASLSSSLGKNKLSQAHPETMPSSPPNTPTQPGDSAFCFEPLQVLTDKPQPDTELNSASPVLTELVSDVGYKVQALLVEEDEEDDVEEDEVETRPQLCAVIAEPVQTEVEQEQVEEDGEEKQEEEEEDKAEKEEEEEEEEEDGLEQEPEFASHEESMEVMQEEEEARIAGEEIDQSVDSQSPAKYSEKESTVTDAEPVCQEIKHESITLSTNGITNGGDAQEHNGIERSLSLSDTELSSPELAVCYDLHGTAEEEEDGVIEEQEISENGEEVLTERQLCVRALFDYQAEDESEISFEPGDIIRDVETVDKAWWRGWSKDGRQGLFPANYVETI from the exons gGCATTATTCGCATATGATGGATTGACCAACAAGCTCAAACTTGCTGACTCTGGAG CGGGGGGCGTGACAGAGCTGGTGGGGAAGTTTCACATATCCAAGCCGCAATATGGACTCTGCAAAGTGGGAAGTGGGGAGACAGGAGGCCTCCGGATCGCTATGATCAACTGG GTCGGACAGAACGTGGAAGACTACCGCAGGAAAGAATGTGCCAGCCACATCCCGGCCATCAAAAACTTCTTCAAG GAAGCGCATGTGTTCATCAGTGCGGAGAAGGCGGAGGATGTGACGGAGGAGAAGATAAGAGCCGAGCTCGCCAAGACACAAGCCCATGCTCCTACACAGTGGGCGAGAAGAAGCTCCAGGTCTGCTGACAAGGAGGACTTAGTG GGTACAAACTACAGAAAAACCAATGCTGCAATGGAGATGAGACTAATAAACAGAGACTCCTTCTGGGCACGTGCAGAG cgtgaaGAGGAAGCGAGgaaagatgaggagaagagacGTGCCGTGGAGGAGAGACGGCGccttgaaagagagagaattctGAAGGAGCGAAGGGATGCAGacgagagagacagaaagatgaaCGAGAAACTACAGATGATCGAGGAGCAGAG AAGAAAACAGGCTGAGCAAGCAGAGGAGCTGCGCACAAAGGAGAAATTCAAATGG GACGAGCAGAAGCGGGAGCATGAGGATGATATGAGGGCTCGTCTTAGAAGGAGTGAGTCTATAGAGAAAGCAGCA GAGGCAGCAGCGTTAGTGTCCCAGCGATCCATGAACCCTCGGGAGTTCTTCAGACAGCTGTCATCATCCTCATCGCAAAGTCCCACCAGCCCCGGATCGTCCCGCAGTG gcaAACCATTCCGACGGTACCAGCGCAGCCTTACAGACACGGCGTTCATCTTCTCTAAGGCGGAGGAGAGCACGGCCTCGTCACCTCGCAGTTCCCCGCTGGTCTCCCCCTTCTCCCGGTTTCCTCCCTCGCCCATCTACCGCACCACGTCCCCCCCCAGAAGCCCCGATTTCCGCCCCGTCACCTCGCCACAAAGCCCCAGAGCCCCCCTGTCACCGCCCACGTCGCCCTTTCGCCCCGCCCCTCCACTCACAGCCCTGCCCAGTGTCccacaaactaacaaacaagtGGAGGCCGCTGTTGAGCCCAAAGCTCCGTCACCTGCACAACCCTCTGCACCCCCGGCCTCCCCGAGCCTCTTGGCTTCCTTGTCTTCCAGTTTaggaaaaaacaaattgtcaCAGGCACATCCAGAGACCATGCCTTCCTCGCCCCCAAATACCCCGACCCAGCCAGGGGATTCAGCTTTCTGCTTCGAGCCTCTACAGGTTCTAACTGACAAGCCACAGCCAGACACAG AGCTCAACAGTGCCTCTCCTGTGCTCACTGAGCTGGTCTCAGACGTTGGCTACAAGGTACAGGCTCtactggtggaggaggacgaggaagatgatgtggaggaagatgaggtTGAAACTCGACCGCAGCTTTGTGCCGTTATCGCAGAGCCAGTCCAGACTGAGGTAGAGCAGGAGCAGGTAGAAGAGGACggtgaggagaagcaggaggaagaggaagaggacaaggcagaaaaagaagaagaagaagaagaagaagaagaggatggtTTGGAACAAGAACCTGAGTTTGCATCTCATGAGGAGTCCATGGAGGtgatgcaggaggaagaggaggcaagAATTGCTGGAGAGGAGATTGACCAATCAGTGGACAGTCAGTCCCCTGCCAAGTATTCAGAGAAAGAGTCAACAGTGACAG ATGCTGAGCCAGTTTGTCAGGAAATCAAACACGAGAGTATCACCCTGTCGACCAACGGGATCACAAATGGAGGGGACGCACAGGAACACAACGGCATAG AGCGATCTCTGAGTCTGTCTGACACAGAGCTCAGCTCACCGGAGCTGGCGGTGTGCTACGATCTCCATGGCAccgcagaggaggaggaggatggtgtcATCGAGGAGCAGGAGATCTCAGAGAATGGAGAAGAG GTTCTGACCGAGCGACAATTGTGCGTCCGCGCTCTGTTCGACTACCAAGCAG AGGACGAGTCTGAGATCTCCTTTGAACCCGGTGACATCATCAGGGACGTGGAGACGGTGGACAAAGCCtggtggagggggtggagcAAAGACGGCCGTCAAGGACTGTTCCCTGCCAATTATGTGGAGACCATATAG